Proteins encoded by one window of Oreochromis niloticus isolate F11D_XX linkage group LG17, O_niloticus_UMD_NMBU, whole genome shotgun sequence:
- the angptl3 gene encoding angiopoietin-related protein 3 — protein MKVFFLLLVLTSSTVAAPLEASGRQEHPTLSSQASTIAPIQPEPRSRFAMLDDVRLLANGLLQLGQSLREFVHKTKAQINDIFQKLNIFDRSFYQLSVVTSEIKEEEEELKKTTSFLKANNEEIKNLSLEINSKINNILQERTQLQSKVGNLEERLKGLSQSMVPSDQLSEITSLKEVIEAQDKTIANLLKAVKEQHDQLDYQKIKIKNLEEKLSYESFQDTADKLMDSDYETLDMFEYRKGNSTGLETSDFPVDCTEVFNKGETNSGVYVIKPNQSEPFSVFCEMSSEGGSTVIQRRVDGSVDFDQTWEKYEKGFGDLEKDFWLGLKKIHSITQEGVYILRVDLEDWKEEKHWVEYRFSLEGPSKDYSLHVSHFSGDLPDTMANCTGMKFATKDRNTDSNQNSNCARSSTGGWWLNACGETNLNARHVWLRPKGRLMRRKGIHWRPTTGSSYSLKMTKISIRQASTADISI, from the exons ATGAAGGTATTTTTCCTGTTGCTGGTGCTAACCAGTTCAACCGTTGCTGCCCCCCTGGAAGCCTCGGGTAGACAAGAACACCCGACCCTGTCTTCCCAGGCTTCCACCATAGCGCCGATCCAACCTGAGCCCAGGTCTCGCTTTGCCATGCTGGACGATGTTCGCCTACTAGCAAACGGCCTCCTCCAGTTAGGCCAGAGTTTACGAGAGTTCGTCCACAAGACCAAGGCACAGATCAACGACATCTTCCAAAAGCTCAATATTTTTGACCGCTCTTTTTACCAGCTCTCAGTCGTCACATCGGAGattaaagaggaagaagaagagctcAAAAAGACAACTAGCTTTTTGAAGGCCAACAATGAGGAGATCAAGAATTTGTCACTGGAAATCAACTCGAAGATCAACAACATCTTACAGGAGCGCACACAACTGCAGAGCAAGGTGGGGAACCTTGAAGAAAGACTGAAGGGCTTGTCGCAGAGCATGGTCCCTTCTGATCAGCTTAGTGAAATCACATCTCTCAAG GAAGTGATTGAAGCTCAAGATAAAACAATTGCCAATCTTCTGAAAGCTGTGAAGGAGCAACATGATCAGCTGGACTACCagaaaataaagattaaaaaccTGGAGGAAAAG CTCAGCTATGAGAGTTTTCAAGATACAGCTGATAAACTAATGGACTCAGACTACGAAACTCTCGATATGTTTGAATATCGGAAAGGAAACTCAACTGGCCTGGAAACAAGTG attttcccGTGGACTGCACTGAGGTGTTTAACAAAGGAGAAACAAATAGCGGTGTCTACGTTATCAAACCAAACCAATCAGAGCCATTCAGCGTTTTCTGTGAAATGAGTTCAG AAGGGGGTTCAACAGTCATCCAGCGCAGGGTTGATGGTTCGGTGGATTTTGATCAGACATGGGAAAAGTACGAAAAAGGTTTTGGAGATCTGGAAA AGGACTTCTGGCTGGGCTTAAAAAAGATCCACAGCATTACACAGGAGGGTGTTTACATCCTTCGCGTTGATTTGGAGGACTGGAAGGAGGAAAAACACTGGGTTGAATACCGGTTCTCACTGGAAGGTCCCTCCAAGGACTATAGTCTTCATGTCAGCCATTTCTCAGGTGACCTGCCTGATACCATGGCCAACTGCACCGGCATGAAATTTGCCAcgaaagacagaaacacagacagcaaCCAGAACTCCAACTGTGCACGCAGCTCCACAG GTGGCTGGTGGCTCAATGCTTGCGGTGAAACCAACCTTAATGCTAGGCATGTGTGGCTGAGACCAAAGGGGCGCTTGATGAGGAGGAAGGGCATTCACTGGAGGCCAACCACAGGGTCCTCGTACTCACTCAAGATGACCAAAATCTCCATTCGACAAGCTTCAACTGCTGATATCTCCATCTGA